In a genomic window of Bradyrhizobium sp. LLZ17:
- a CDS encoding amidase, whose translation MPDFPTLAKLAEDLESGRTTSRKLVEACLAKIADPAGEGQRAFIHVDKDAALAAADAMDSLRRVKAAPSRYAGIPISIKDLFDIRGQVTRAGSRALDDSPPAEHDAAAVARLRKAGFVVIGRTNMTEFAYSGIGINPHYGTPKGAWNRTEGHVPGGSSSGAAVSVLDGMAHGALGTDTGGSCRIPAAYNGIVGYKPTQRRVPLDGAVPLSFSLDSIGPLARSVRCCAILDAVLANEPITALKPRPVKGMRLAVPTTIALDDVDAEVAVTFERALRTLSDHGAIVERIEMAEFHDIGPMNAKGGFAAAESFAWHRYLITSKGDVYDPRVSVRIMRGEAQSAADYIDLLNERRSLIARVNARIAPYDALVLPTTANTPPRISDLADDKAFTKENLRALRNCTLINMIDGCAISLPAHREGEIPVGLMLAGSGGSDRRIFELAAGMEAVIRV comes from the coding sequence ATGCCCGATTTTCCGACACTGGCGAAGCTCGCCGAAGACCTCGAGAGCGGCCGCACCACCTCCCGCAAGCTGGTCGAGGCCTGCCTTGCCAAAATCGCCGACCCGGCTGGCGAGGGACAGCGCGCCTTCATCCATGTCGACAAGGACGCGGCGCTCGCCGCCGCGGATGCGATGGACAGTCTCCGCAGGGTGAAGGCGGCGCCGTCGCGCTATGCCGGTATCCCGATCTCGATCAAGGACCTCTTCGACATCAGGGGGCAGGTGACTCGCGCCGGCTCCCGCGCGCTCGACGATTCCCCGCCGGCCGAGCATGACGCTGCGGCCGTGGCGCGGCTGCGCAAGGCCGGCTTTGTCGTGATCGGGCGGACCAACATGACCGAGTTCGCCTATTCCGGCATCGGCATCAATCCGCATTATGGCACGCCGAAGGGCGCCTGGAACCGGACCGAGGGACATGTACCCGGCGGCTCGTCCTCGGGCGCTGCGGTCTCCGTGCTCGACGGCATGGCGCACGGCGCGCTCGGCACCGACACCGGCGGCTCCTGTCGCATTCCGGCGGCTTATAACGGCATCGTCGGCTACAAGCCGACGCAGCGCCGCGTGCCGCTGGATGGGGCGGTGCCGCTGTCGTTCTCGCTCGACAGTATCGGACCGTTGGCGAGATCGGTCAGGTGCTGTGCCATACTCGACGCAGTGCTGGCGAACGAGCCAATCACAGCGCTGAAGCCGCGCCCGGTGAAGGGTATGCGCCTGGCAGTGCCGACCACGATTGCGCTCGACGACGTCGATGCCGAAGTCGCCGTGACGTTCGAGCGGGCGCTGAGGACGCTTTCCGATCACGGCGCCATCGTCGAGCGCATCGAGATGGCGGAATTCCACGACATCGGTCCGATGAACGCCAAGGGTGGCTTTGCGGCAGCCGAGAGCTTCGCCTGGCACCGCTATCTCATCACGTCCAAGGGCGACGTCTACGATCCCCGCGTCTCGGTGCGCATCATGCGCGGCGAGGCGCAGAGCGCGGCGGACTATATCGATCTCCTCAACGAGCGCCGTTCGCTGATCGCGCGCGTCAATGCCCGCATCGCGCCCTATGACGCCTTGGTGCTGCCGACCACCGCCAACACGCCGCCGAGGATTTCCGATCTCGCCGACGACAAGGCGTTCACGAAAGAGAACCTGCGCGCGCTGCGCAATTGCACCCTGATCAACATGATCGACGGCTGCGCCATCTCGCTGCCCGCCCATCGCGAGGGGGAAATTCCCGTCGGCTTGATGCTGGCGGGGAGCGGCGGGTCCGACCGCCGTATTTTCGAACTAGCTGCCGGCATGGAGGCCGTGATTCGTGTTTGA
- a CDS encoding Zn-ribbon domain-containing OB-fold protein: protein MAEPQRARPKPTPETQHFWDGTKAGELRLQRCDACAHVYFPPRPFCPSCASRKVSSFKASGKGFLYSYVINHRPAAPGFTPPYAIAVVELAEGPRMMSNIIDCPQTPEALELDMKLEVAFETLDDKITLPVFRPAKG, encoded by the coding sequence ATGGCCGAACCGCAGCGCGCGCGACCGAAACCGACGCCGGAGACCCAGCACTTCTGGGACGGCACCAAGGCCGGCGAATTACGCCTGCAGCGCTGCGACGCCTGCGCGCATGTCTACTTTCCGCCACGGCCGTTCTGCCCGTCCTGCGCCTCGCGCAAGGTCAGCAGCTTCAAAGCGAGTGGCAAGGGTTTCCTCTACAGCTACGTGATCAACCACCGCCCTGCCGCGCCCGGTTTCACGCCGCCTTACGCCATCGCGGTCGTCGAGCTTGCCGAGGGACCGCGGATGATGAGCAACATCATCGATTGCCCGCAGACGCCGGAAGCGCTCGAGCTCGACATGAAGCTCGAGGTCGCCTTCGAGACGCTCGACGACAAGATCACTCTTCCCGTGTTCCGTCCGGCGAAGGGGTAA
- a CDS encoding thiolase — MRSNQVAVVGAAETTELGIIPNASQLQLHADAALNAIADAGLKLSDIDGFATAVETPQQVCHYLGIKPTWVDGTSVGGCSFMLHVRHAAAAIEAGLCKTVLITHAESGKSMIGKAPRSIPVDSLQGQFEAPFGVYGPPSMFPIPVLRFMKTYGITHEQLASVAVVQREWAAKNPRAMMKDPITVADVLNSRMIAYPFRLLQCCLVTDGGGALILTSADRAKDFPRKPVYIMGTGESVETPMVSQMETFNSSRAFKTAGPLAFKEAGIAHKDVDHLMIYDAFAHLPLFGLGDLGFMPHEETGKFIADGNTRLGGKLPLNTNGGGLSYMHSGMYGMYALQESVRQMRGIAPAQVPNAKISVCHGVGGMFAASGTIVFTNER; from the coding sequence ATGCGCAGCAACCAGGTTGCCGTCGTCGGCGCGGCCGAGACCACCGAGCTCGGAATCATCCCCAACGCTTCGCAGCTCCAGCTTCATGCGGATGCGGCGCTCAATGCCATCGCCGACGCCGGACTGAAGCTGTCCGACATCGACGGCTTCGCCACAGCGGTCGAAACGCCGCAGCAGGTCTGCCACTATCTCGGCATCAAGCCGACCTGGGTGGATGGCACCTCGGTCGGCGGCTGCTCGTTCATGCTGCATGTCCGCCATGCCGCCGCGGCGATCGAGGCCGGGCTGTGCAAGACCGTGCTCATCACCCATGCCGAGAGCGGCAAGTCGATGATCGGCAAGGCGCCGCGCTCGATCCCGGTCGACAGCCTGCAGGGCCAGTTCGAGGCGCCGTTCGGCGTCTACGGCCCGCCGAGCATGTTTCCGATTCCCGTGCTGCGCTTCATGAAGACCTACGGCATCACCCATGAGCAGTTGGCCTCGGTGGCCGTTGTGCAGCGGGAATGGGCGGCGAAGAATCCGCGCGCCATGATGAAGGACCCGATCACGGTCGCCGACGTGCTCAATTCGCGCATGATCGCCTATCCGTTCCGGCTGCTGCAATGCTGCCTCGTTACCGACGGCGGCGGCGCGCTGATCCTGACCTCGGCCGACCGCGCCAAGGATTTTCCGCGCAAGCCCGTCTACATCATGGGCACCGGCGAGAGCGTGGAAACGCCGATGGTCAGCCAGATGGAGACATTCAATTCCTCGCGCGCCTTCAAGACCGCCGGCCCGCTCGCCTTCAAGGAAGCCGGCATCGCGCACAAGGACGTCGACCATCTCATGATCTACGACGCCTTTGCGCATCTGCCGCTGTTCGGGCTCGGCGACCTCGGCTTCATGCCGCACGAGGAAACCGGCAAGTTCATTGCGGACGGCAACACGCGGCTTGGCGGCAAGCTGCCGCTCAATACCAATGGTGGCGGTCTGAGCTACATGCATTCGGGCATGTACGGCATGTACGCGCTGCAAGAGAGCGTGCGGCAGATGCGAGGGATCGCGCCTGCGCAGGTGCCGAACGCGAAGATTTCGGTGTGCCACGGCGTCGGCGGCATGTTCGCGGCAAGTGGCACGATCGTGTTTACGAACGAGAGATAA
- a CDS encoding SDR family oxidoreductase — MTKSLQDKVIIVTGAGRGIGREIALLCAGEGAKVVVNDPGVAADGAGTSATPAEEVVEEIKKRGGTAVANFESVAEAIPASKIVKTATDHFGRLDGVVNNAGILRDMIFHKMSVEAFEAVIKVHLMGSFYVSHAAARIFREQESGSFVHFTSTSGLIGNFGQANYAAAKLGIVGLSKSIALDMGRFNVRSNCVSPFAWTRMIGTIPTETEAEKARVEKIKQMGPEKIAPVCAYLLSDAAKDVSGQIFGARMNELFLFSQNRPLRSVHRSEGWTPQSIAEHGMPALKGSFYKLDRSADIFPWDPV, encoded by the coding sequence ATGACAAAATCACTGCAAGACAAGGTCATCATCGTCACCGGCGCAGGCCGCGGCATTGGGCGGGAGATCGCGCTGCTCTGCGCTGGTGAAGGCGCCAAGGTCGTCGTCAACGATCCCGGCGTCGCCGCCGACGGCGCCGGCACGAGCGCCACGCCCGCCGAGGAGGTGGTCGAGGAAATCAAGAAGCGCGGCGGCACTGCGGTCGCCAACTTCGAGTCGGTCGCGGAAGCAATCCCGGCGAGCAAGATCGTCAAGACCGCGACCGATCATTTCGGCCGGCTCGACGGCGTCGTCAACAATGCCGGTATCCTGCGCGACATGATCTTCCACAAGATGAGCGTGGAAGCGTTCGAGGCCGTGATCAAGGTGCATTTGATGGGCTCGTTCTACGTTTCACATGCGGCGGCGCGGATCTTCCGCGAGCAGGAGTCGGGCTCGTTCGTGCACTTCACCTCGACCTCCGGCCTGATCGGCAATTTCGGCCAGGCCAATTACGCCGCCGCCAAGCTCGGCATCGTCGGCCTGTCGAAATCGATCGCGCTCGACATGGGCCGCTTCAACGTCCGCTCCAACTGCGTGTCGCCGTTCGCCTGGACCCGCATGATCGGCACCATCCCGACCGAAACCGAAGCCGAGAAGGCGCGAGTCGAGAAGATCAAGCAGATGGGACCGGAGAAGATCGCGCCGGTCTGCGCCTATCTGCTCTCCGATGCGGCCAAGGACGTGTCCGGACAGATTTTTGGCGCGCGCATGAACGAGCTGTTCCTGTTCAGCCAGAACCGCCCGCTGCGCTCGGTGCATCGGAGCGAAGGCTGGACGCCGCAATCCATCGCAGAGCACGGCATGCCGGCGCTGAAGGGCTCGTTCTACAAGCTCGATCGCTCGGCCGACATCTTCCCCTGGGATCCGGTCTAG
- a CDS encoding YccF domain-containing protein → MAPVSILLNLLWILIGGAWMAFGWLIASVIMAITIVGLPWARAAFNIAVYTLLPFGSRAVSRYEVTGMSDIGTGPLGVFGNIIWLVLAGWWLALGHLVTAVVLAITIIGIPFAWAHLKLAGIALWPIGKVIVPA, encoded by the coding sequence ATGGCTCCCGTTTCCATCCTGCTCAACCTGCTCTGGATTCTCATCGGCGGCGCCTGGATGGCGTTCGGCTGGCTGATCGCATCCGTCATCATGGCCATCACCATCGTTGGCCTGCCCTGGGCGCGTGCGGCTTTCAACATCGCAGTCTACACGCTGCTGCCGTTCGGTTCGCGGGCGGTCAGCCGCTATGAGGTCACCGGCATGAGCGATATCGGCACCGGCCCGCTCGGTGTCTTTGGCAATATCATCTGGCTCGTGCTCGCCGGCTGGTGGCTCGCGCTCGGCCATCTCGTCACCGCCGTGGTCCTTGCGATCACCATCATCGGCATTCCCTTCGCCTGGGCCCACCTGAAGCTCGCAGGCATCGCGCTCTGGCCGATCGGCAAGGTGATCGTGCCGGCGTAG
- a CDS encoding rhomboid family intramembrane serine protease yields the protein MALYRTSPGFFEAPHAALYVVMTATVLVSGLCLLQSGGGSSAPAELLFRYGGMYSGALPQHEYWRLFAYGFLHVNFIHLTTNMLCLVLWGGHVERRVGPAYFLMIYIWAMVFGAIVGNAIHASPYLTVGASGATSGILGALLCLWILGKLNLRFDFFAINIGLSVAFAISNSRIDWGVHLGGFAAGLIACALLDLIEKANAYALRCKFPEAVKVNLALLFCAAGLWIWAGQAQLLESSGWRTAMIVAVTCGAIVKLVDVVLSMKKGLATVVTALAGANAVAVLLGGWAVASAQCETRWPSGLPLLDNLLDAFCSSPVLVTGLSSIGAVALTLWIFSAEIHRGIDDVGFVGATLRAERSRRHGL from the coding sequence ATGGCCCTCTACCGCACCAGCCCCGGCTTTTTCGAAGCCCCTCATGCCGCACTCTACGTCGTCATGACGGCGACGGTTCTGGTCTCCGGCCTCTGCCTCTTGCAATCGGGCGGCGGCTCGTCGGCGCCGGCCGAGCTGCTGTTTCGCTACGGCGGAATGTATTCGGGCGCACTGCCGCAGCATGAGTATTGGCGGCTGTTCGCCTATGGCTTCCTTCACGTCAACTTCATTCACCTCACCACCAACATGTTGTGTCTCGTTCTGTGGGGCGGGCATGTCGAGAGGCGGGTCGGACCGGCGTATTTTCTGATGATCTATATCTGGGCAATGGTTTTCGGCGCCATCGTCGGTAATGCCATCCATGCAAGCCCGTACCTGACGGTGGGCGCGTCCGGTGCCACCTCGGGCATTCTCGGCGCGCTGCTCTGCCTCTGGATCTTGGGCAAGCTCAACCTCAGATTCGACTTCTTCGCCATCAATATCGGATTGAGCGTGGCGTTTGCGATCAGCAATTCACGGATCGACTGGGGCGTGCATCTCGGCGGCTTTGCCGCCGGCCTGATCGCCTGCGCACTGCTCGATCTCATCGAGAAGGCGAATGCCTATGCGCTTCGCTGCAAGTTTCCGGAAGCGGTGAAAGTCAACCTTGCTCTGCTTTTCTGCGCCGCCGGCCTCTGGATTTGGGCAGGTCAGGCGCAGCTCCTGGAGAGCTCGGGATGGCGCACGGCCATGATTGTTGCCGTTACATGCGGCGCAATCGTCAAGCTGGTCGATGTCGTGCTCTCGATGAAGAAGGGGCTCGCGACGGTCGTGACTGCGCTGGCTGGCGCGAACGCAGTCGCTGTATTGCTCGGCGGGTGGGCTGTCGCGTCCGCGCAATGCGAAACGCGTTGGCCGAGCGGGCTCCCGCTACTGGACAACCTTCTTGACGCGTTCTGTTCGAGCCCGGTCCTCGTGACCGGATTGAGCTCGATTGGCGCCGTCGCACTCACGCTCTGGATTTTCTCAGCCGAGATCCACCGCGGGATCGACGATGTTGGATTCGTCGGCGCTACGCTCCGCGCCGAGCGGAGCCGGCGGCATGGACTATGA
- a CDS encoding acyl-CoA synthetase, which produces MSETSRFLGIVSGDRRRNHTEVANRADRIASGLARIGVKQGDCVCMLMRNDIAFLEAAYAAMRLGAYGVPINWHFKPEEISYILKDTGTSVLIGHADMLHGLRDAILKGVTVLSVPTPPEILSNYKIDPAQLATPDFAIDFESWLARYQPYEGPMVPQPMNMIYTSGTTGHPKGVRRNAPTPEQAAAGERMRAMIYGLKPGARTILPGPLYHSAPNSFGIRAGKLGGALVLMPRFEPEEFLELIERYRIDTIFMVPTMFIRLMKLPENIRKKYDVSSLRHIIHAAAPCPADIKRAMIEWWGPVIYEFYGSTESSAVTFATSEDALRKPGTVGRISPGAELRFIGEDGRVLPAGEIGEIYSRMPAMADFTYHNKPEKRAEIDRDGFITSGDVGYIDEDGYVFICDRKRDMVISGGVNIYPAEIEAVLHAVPGVQDCAVFGIPDAEFGEALMAVVEPQPGVTLEAAGIRARLKASLADYKVPKHIEIRTGLPREDSGKIFKRRLRDPYWEQAGRKI; this is translated from the coding sequence ATGAGCGAAACGTCGCGATTCCTCGGCATCGTCTCCGGAGATCGCCGTCGCAACCATACCGAGGTCGCCAACCGCGCCGACCGCATCGCGAGCGGCCTCGCCCGGATCGGCGTCAAGCAAGGCGACTGCGTCTGCATGCTGATGCGCAACGACATCGCCTTCCTGGAGGCCGCCTACGCCGCGATGCGGCTCGGGGCCTATGGCGTGCCGATCAACTGGCACTTCAAGCCGGAGGAGATCAGCTACATCCTCAAGGACACCGGCACGTCCGTTCTGATCGGTCACGCCGACATGCTGCATGGCTTGCGCGATGCGATCCTCAAGGGCGTCACGGTCCTCAGCGTACCGACGCCTCCGGAGATCCTCTCCAACTACAAGATCGATCCGGCTCAACTGGCGACGCCGGATTTCGCGATCGATTTCGAGTCCTGGCTCGCGCGATACCAGCCCTATGAGGGCCCGATGGTGCCGCAGCCCATGAACATGATCTACACCTCCGGCACGACCGGCCACCCCAAAGGCGTGCGGCGCAACGCGCCGACGCCGGAACAGGCGGCAGCCGGCGAGCGCATGCGCGCGATGATCTACGGGCTGAAGCCCGGCGCCCGCACGATCCTGCCGGGGCCGCTCTATCATTCCGCGCCGAATTCGTTCGGCATCCGCGCGGGCAAGCTTGGTGGCGCGCTGGTGCTGATGCCGCGTTTCGAGCCCGAGGAGTTTCTGGAGCTCATCGAGCGCTACAGGATCGACACCATCTTCATGGTGCCGACCATGTTCATCCGTCTGATGAAGCTGCCGGAGAACATTCGCAAGAAATACGACGTCTCCTCGCTCCGCCATATCATCCACGCCGCGGCGCCGTGCCCGGCTGACATCAAGCGCGCGATGATCGAATGGTGGGGGCCGGTGATCTACGAGTTTTACGGCTCGACCGAATCCAGCGCCGTCACCTTCGCGACTTCGGAAGATGCTCTGCGGAAGCCCGGTACGGTCGGCAGGATTTCGCCGGGTGCCGAGTTGCGTTTCATTGGCGAGGATGGCCGTGTGCTGCCGGCCGGCGAAATCGGCGAGATCTATTCCCGCATGCCCGCCATGGCCGATTTCACCTACCACAACAAGCCGGAGAAGCGCGCCGAGATCGATCGGGACGGCTTCATCACCTCCGGCGATGTCGGCTACATCGACGAAGACGGCTACGTCTTCATCTGCGATCGCAAGCGCGACATGGTGATCTCGGGCGGGGTCAACATCTATCCGGCCGAGATCGAGGCCGTGCTGCACGCCGTCCCCGGGGTGCAGGATTGCGCGGTGTTCGGCATCCCCGATGCCGAGTTCGGCGAGGCGCTGATGGCCGTGGTCGAGCCGCAGCCAGGCGTCACGTTGGAGGCCGCCGGCATCCGTGCGCGGTTGAAGGCCTCGCTTGCCGACTACAAGGTGCCGAAGCACATCGAGATCCGAACGGGGCTGCCGCGCGAAGATTCCGGAAAAATTTTCAAGCGCCGCCTGCGGGATCCCTATTGGGAGCAGGCGGGACGGAAAATCTGA